Within Desulfobulbaceae bacterium, the genomic segment ATCAACCGCTTTTTGAGTCCCTCACCATTGATGTCAATCCTGGTTCCGTGCTGGTGGTGACGGGCGAAAACGGTACCGGTAAAACCACCCTGGCCCGTCTTTTATCCGGTCTTCTGGAGCCAGACCGGGGCCAGATACTTGCAGACGGAGTTGATCTAAGACAGGTATCGCCGTCCTGGTGGCGATCCAACGTTGGCATACTGCCCCAGGAGCCGGAGTTTATGCCCGGCAGCATCCGGGAGAACATTGTGGCTGCCAACCCTGATATTGACATGGCCGCTTTGAACAAAATTATAACCGATGCCGGTCTCGCCCCTTTTATAGATAAGAGTTCCATGGGTCTGGATATGCCCCTGACGCTTTCCAGCCGTCACCTGTCCATGGGAGACAGAAAGAGGATTGCCGTGGCAAGAACCCTTGCCGCAGGCGGAAGGCTTCTAATTCTGGATGAGCCCACCGAGGGTCTTGATGCCCGGGGGGGTGCGGTAATTTATAACCTTTTATACTCCCTTTCTAAGGATGGACATACCATGATCATTTTTTCCCAGGATCCCAATATTATCAAAGGTGCCCTTCGCATACTGGATCTTAATTCAAAGCCTGTCCCCAGGATCATTACATCTGCCGTCAAAAAAAATGAGCCTGACATCTATGGAAAAAAATAAATGGAAATATGGCATCCTTCATATCAGATTAAAAGTAGTTTACACTTATCATGACACCTCAACCCCCGGCCCCTTCTCCTTGAAGGAGAGGGGGAGTATGGGATTAGATAATCCATCGGAAAAGTGTAAACTGGAAAATGAAGGATGCCGATTTTTTCTATGATAATTAATCGTCTTTATATTTTAGTCATAATGGGCATTTTTATTTTCATTCCTTGCAATCCTGTTTTTTCTTCAGATAGTGTCAGCGTAATGGGCGAGGTATACCGTGGTGAGGATAGGGGGATTGATTCTCTTGAACAAGAATTAAAATCACCTCAAGAAATCAGAAATGCTCCCGTTATTGAAATAGCTCAAGATACTCTGAAATCCCAGCGTGCGGCCATGTCTGATGATTCAGTACCAAATCAAATTGGTTTTGCCAGACAAATAGAATCTTTATCTGAACTCAGCCTCTTTAAGCAGTTATTGAATTGGTATAAAATACAAGATGGAGGGTATTCCGCAACAATTATTATTTCTTCACCAGGAGCCAAAGCATTAAGGGTTGGCATAATCGTAAACAAATTGCCCCAAGAAACAGAGTTTCGTTTTTTTGAGCTTGAAAATGAAACAAGCGATCTTTTTCCCGTTCTGGTTACCGGAGAACAAATCAATTTTTTATTACAAGTTAACAAGACAGCAGACCCTGATCATCCAGATTCTCAGACTTACTGGTCTCCAACCGTTCCAGGAGATAATATTGGAATAGAAATTTATATCCCCCCGGACATTGAGCCAGAAAATGTTGAGATGGCCATCCCTTTTCTGTCACATATCTTTGCTTCGCCATTCATTTCCAATAGCGAATCTTCAATAATGAAAAGTTATGGTGATAGTGACCCCTGCCATAATGATGCGACCTGCTATTCCAGTTGGCAGAGTATGAGAAAAGCCGTGGCAAAAATGGTTTACACTCAATCTGGATATTCTTATCTCTGTACTGGAACCCTGCTCAACGACACAGATCCTAACACAGATAAACCTTATTTTATTACAGCTAATCACTGTATAAGCACTCAAACGGTTGCATCTTCCTTGGAAACCCACTGGTTTTTCGAATCTGCTTGGT encodes:
- a CDS encoding ATP-binding cassette domain-containing protein: QPLFESLTIDVNPGSVLVVTGENGTGKTTLARLLSGLLEPDRGQILADGVDLRQVSPSWWRSNVGILPQEPEFMPGSIRENIVAANPDIDMAALNKIITDAGLAPFIDKSSMGLDMPLTLSSRHLSMGDRKRIAVARTLAAGGRLLILDEPTEGLDARGGAVIYNLLYSLSKDGHTMIIFSQDPNIIKGALRILDLNSKPVPRIITSAVKKNEPDIYGKK